Part of the Bufo gargarizans isolate SCDJY-AF-19 unplaced genomic scaffold, ASM1485885v1 original_scaffold_847_pilon, whole genome shotgun sequence genome is shown below.
tccTGATGCTTTTTCTCCTGGTGCATGTGCTCCTGATATTTGTCCCCCTGATGTGTGTCTTCCTGATGCTCTTCTTCCTGATGTTTTTCCTCCTGGtgtgtgtcctcctgatgctgatctTCCTCCTGATGTTGTTCTTACTTCTGATGCTGTTCTTCCTGATGTTTTTCCTCCTGGTGTGTGTCTTCCTGATGCTGTTCTTCTTCCTGATGTGGTTTttgcttctcaagctgttcttccTGATGCTTTTTCTCCTGGTGCATGTCCTCCTGATATTTGTCCCCCTGATGTGTGTCTTCCTGATTCTGTTCTTCTTCCTGATGTGGTTTttgcttctcaagctgttcttccTTATGCTTTTTCTCCTGGTGCATGTCCTCCTGATATTTGTCCCCCTGATGTGTGTCTTCCTGATTCTGTTCTTCCTGATGTTTTCCCCCCTGGTGTGTGTCTTCCTGATGCTGTTCTTCTTCCTGATGTGGTTTttgcttctcaagctgttcttccTGATGCTTTTTCTCCTGGTGCGTGTCCTTCTGATACTGatcttcctcctgatgctgttcttCTTCCTGATGCTGATCTTCCTCCTGATGTTGTTCTTACTTCTGATGCTGTTCTTCCTGATGTTTTCCCCCCTGGTGTGTGTCTTCCTGATGCTGTTCTTCTTCCTCATGTGGTTTttgcttctcaagctgttcttccTGATGCTTTTTCTCCTGGTGCATGTCCTCCTGATATTTGTCCCCCTGATGTGTGTCTTCCTGATTCTGTTCTTCTTCCTGATGTGGTTTttgcttctcaagctgttcttccTGATGCTTTTTCTCCTGGTGCATGTCCTCCTGATATTTGTCCCCCTGATGTGTGTCTTCCTGATTCTGTTCTTCCTGATGTTTTCCCCCCTGGTGTGTGTCTTCCTGATGCTGTTCTTCTTCCTGATGTGGTTTttgcttctcaagctgttcttccTGATGCTTTTTCTCCTGGTGCGTGTCCTTCTGATACTGatcttcctcctgatgctgttcttCTTCCTGATGCTGATCTTCCTCCTGATGTTGTTCTTACTTCTGATGCTGTTCTTCCTAATGTTTTCCCCCCTGGTGTGTGTCTTCCTGATGCTGTTCTTCTTCCTGATGTGGTTTttgcttctcaagctgttcttccTGATATTTCCCCCCCCTGGTGTGTGTCTTCCTGATACTGTTCTTTCTCCTGATGTTATTCTTACTTCTGATGCTGTTCTCTTCTCCTCTGCTTCTCTTGATCTGTAAACCTTTTTGTTGGGAGCTTCCATTGTTTTATTACTACAGATTAGACACGTAATAGAGACATGCATGAAGAGAAGAGTTTTATAGTTTAGTAATACTAGCAGAACTTGTCGTACCTGGAGGTAATTAGTGTTAATAGGTGAGACACCCATAGATGCATATATCAGGCAGCGTGGAGATAATGTATGTGAGAGGGCGGAGCCTGCTGCCTGACAAGGAGGACAGGCTATACATAACTATAGATTAGTAGCCCTCAGAGCCCCGCCCACTGCTACAGGAGCGACCGGTCCAACCAACTCCTCCGCAATACCTGACAGTCGTCCTGCTGAGGCAGCCGGCCTGACGTGCTCCATCCTGCCAGAGACACACTCCATCCAGAAGAGACAGCCTGCCACAGATAGTACATCCAGAAGAGACAGCCTGCCACAGATAGTACATCCAGAAGGGACAGCCTGCCACAGATACTCCATCCAGAAGGGACAGCCTGCCACAGACACTACATCCAGAAGGGACAGCCTGCCACAGACACTCCATCCAGAAGAGACAGCCTGCCACAGACACTACATCCAGAAGAGACAGCCTGCCACAGATAGTACATCCAGAAGGGACAGCCTGCCACAGATACTCCATCCAGAAGGGACAGCCTGCCACAGATACTCCATCCAGAAGGGACAGCCTGCCACAAACACTACATCCAGAAGAGACAGCCTGCCACAGATACTACATCCAGAAGAGACAGCCTGCCACAGATACTACATCCAGAAGAGACAGCCTGCCACAGACACTCCATCCAGAAGAGACAGCCTGCCACAAACACTACATCCAGAAGAGACAGCCTGCCACAGACACTCCATCCAGAAGAGACAGCCTGCCACAGATACTACATCCAGAAGGGACAGCCTGCCACAGACACTACATCCAGAAGAGACAGCCTGCCACAGACACTCCATCCAGAAGAGACAGCCTGCCACAGACACTCCATCCAGAAGAGACAGCCTGCCACAGACACTCCATTCAGAAGAGACAGCCTGCCACAGACACTCCATCCAGAAGAGACAGCCTGCCACAGACACTCCATCCAGAAGAGACAGCCTGCCACAGACACTCCATCCAGAAGAGACAGCCTGCCACAGACACTCTATCCAGAAGAGACAGCCTGCCACAAACACTACATCCAGAAGAGACagcctgccacagacactcatcCAGAAGAGACAGCCTGCCACAGACACTCTATCCAGAAGAGAAAGCCTGCCACAAACACTACATCCAGAAGAGACAGCCTGCCACAGATACTACATCCAGAAGAGACAGCCTGCCACAGATAGTACATCCAGAAGGGACAGCCTGCCACAAACACTACATCCAGAAGAGACagcctgccacagacactcatcCAGAAGAGACAGCCTGCCACAGACACTCTATCCAGAAGAGACAGCCTGCCACAGACACTACATCCAGAAGAGACAGCCTGCCACAGACACTACATCCAGAAGAGACAGCCTGCCACAGACACTACATCCAGAAGAGACAGCCTGCCACAGACACTACATCCAGAAGAGACAGCCTGCCACAGATAGTACATCCAGAAGAGACAGCCTGCCACAGATACTCCATCCAGAAGAGACAGCCTGCCACAGACACTACATCCAGAAGAGACAGCCTGCCACAGACACTACATCCAGAAGAGACAGCCTGCCACAGACACTCCATCCAAAAGAGACAGCCTGCCACAGACACTCCATCCAAAAGAGAGAGCCTGCCACAGACACTCCATCCAAAAGAGAGAGCCTGCCACAGACATTCCATCCAAAAGAGACACACTCCATCCAGAAGAGACAGCCTGCCACAGACACTCCATCCAAAAGAGAGTCTGCAACAGATACTCCATCCAGAAGAGACAGCCTGCCATAGACACGCCATCCAGAAGAGACAGCCTGTCACAGACACTCCATCCAAAAGAGAGTCTGCAACAGATACTCCATCCAGAAGAGACAGCCTGCCACAGACACTCCATCCAGAAGAGACAGCCTGCCACAGACACTCCATCCAGAAGAGACAGCCTGCCATAGACACTCCATCCAGAAGAGACAGCCTGCCATAAACACGCCATCCAGAAGAGACAGCTTGCCATAGACACACTATCCAGAAGAGACAGCCTGCCACAGACACTCTATCCAAAAGAAAGAGTCTGCCACAGACACtccatcctgaagaaacattcCATCCAAATGAAAGAGCCCACCAAAGACACTTCATTCTATACATAGGTAAGCGCCTGCCAGAGTCCCCCTCCATCCTATACAGAGATTTCGCCAGAGTCCCCCTCCATCCTATACAGAGATTTCGCCAGAGTCCTCCATCCTGAGAATGGCAATTTGTGAATAGTCAATACTACACAGTGTCTTAAAGAGACACCTCCCATGACCTCTGTGCATCTTCAGAAGATTCAGTTCATCTTATAGATCCAGAAGACTCCATCTTTCACATGTGCTACATCCTGAGGAGATACAATCCAGCAGCAACCAGTCAGACAGGCTCTCTATCCTATAGAGACATCCTACCAAACACACACTCCATTCAATAGACACATTCCATTCTGAGGTGACATCCTTTAAGCATCAGATACAGCCGGTGAGGGATGAGTCATGTAGAGACTTCTGCATCTAATCATATAGGGACTTCAGCACCATCTATCCAACTGTGTAATTGTAGCTTCAGCACATCAGATGTACCTCATCTAATAGAGACATGCAGTGATGGAGCCTGAACTGGCTCCATGAGAGAGAGCCTGTGGAATGAGGGGCAGGAATGAATAGAGCCTTCCAGTACCTTCTTTGTTGACATATGTCCTCTTACTTGAGGGGAGTATAGATGTATTAACTCTGTGTAAACTTGGACTCCAGATCATATCTGTCTCTGTGAGACATCCAAGGAGTGCTGTTTTCATCATTGGATGTGGATCAGTCTAGCCAGGTCAAGCAATTGAGAGAGGCTCTTCCGAGAGGTGCGACGAGGGCCCAGAAGTGTAAGGTAAGTAGAGCCTCAGAAGTTGGTTTTATGTGTAGATGGATTGGCATATATCGTGATGACTGTATAAATGTATAGTTATTTAGGTTTATGTCATAGTGACCGTCTTCGGGGGCCTCTGGAGTCCAGcatgttcctggttcctgtgatTGCCATTCTGAAGGCCATCAGCTTCATGATTCCAGATTTATTTTATGCTGGATGAGAACAGCTGTGCTATCACCAACAGAGGCCACAAACTGTATCTCCAGGACCTAGTGTCTTCTTGGTgtcttaaggtggatttagacgaaccaataattgtccagattatcaggaacgaccATTCCTGCGATTCCGACAATCTGTCCATCTAAATGTGCTGCCAAACACCCAATGAAAAAGCAAAACGCTCCTTCAGAAAGTGATTCTGTTGGTCATGCAGGCGCATcaattatcgtttctgggcagaAGATCATGTGGTctagatctgctgcccagaagcaatgattcTGTAAGGTGACCCTGATCCTCATACCGTGAAGGAGATCACTGTATagaaacgcttccttcctgacaatcgtccGCTCCATCAGCCCATCTAAACCCGCCTTTAGGCTACAtggacacgaccgtatgtgtcttgcggtccgcaaattgcggatctgcgaaaaaaaaagttccatatggcatccattttttttgaggatccattgtaataatgcctatccttgtccgcaaactagaaaaaaataggacatgcactattttttttgctgtgcaaCGGAACAGATATACTGATGcggacattgaaatgaatgggtccacaaaaaaaacggaacggacacggaaacagacaacggttgtgtgcatgaggccttacatcgAGAGGCCACGGTCAGTAGGAATCTGTTGGTTGGTGTGTGCTGGATGAAGGTTGTGGGAGGTGAACGATGAAAAGGTAGAATTGGTGACTTTGTGCCTGTGGCTCGTTAAGGAGACTTATGAGTGTTGTCCAGGTCTGAGACAAACACAGGTCAGTAAATAGTTGGAGGTTTGACATGAATGTAGGATGGTTGTGGGCTGTGAATGTGGAGGATAAACTAGAAATGAATCAGAAGATTTACCTTAGATTACGTCATCacacgtatgacgtcaccacgcacgggattttGACCTAGATctccaatcaagatggaggctggcggtccgttgcgagcaaatggaggaggtaagtatgagtttttttgttttttacactatttcaggttaaatcgaatcatgaggaaattcggatttgaggcaaatcgaatttatcctgaaattcggatcaaattccacttcataggattgaatttgctcatctctaaataggACCATTAGTGATAAGATGAATGTGGTTGGTCTATACTCTATGAAGGTGGAGGACAGACTACCCACACCAACTGATTACTCTATTATGCCTTCATGCAATACAGTACCGTAGTTGGTGTGATGAGACGTGGGTGGTTGGTCAGTGTTGTATGGAGGTGAAGGACAGATGGACTATCAGTAGTTGGACATAGGACACAGTGATACGTTGGTTATTGGTACTCTGCCTTGTATGAAGGAGGAGATCTTGTGAATTCTCAGTAGTTGGATGTATGATGGTAATTAGCTGGTGGAGGGTGGCCTTTGTTTTATGAAGGTGGAGGACAGGTGGATTATTAGTAATTGAGGATATGGCAGTAATACGATGGTGGTGGGTGGTCTATGTTGTATCAAGGTGGAGGATACATGGATTAATGAGTAGTATTTTATGTATGAAGGTGATGGAAAAGTGAATTATCAGTGATAAGATGGTGGAGTGTGTTCTGTGTTGTAAGAAGGTGGATCACAGGTTAATTATCAGTGGTTTCGGTTATGATAATAAAATGGTGGTGGGTGGTCTGTGTTGTATGAAGGTGGAACTCTGGTGGATTCTGAGTAGTTGGAGGGATGACATGGTGATAAGATGGTTGTGGGTGGCCTACATCATAAGAAGGTGGAGGACAGGTGAATTATGAGTAGTTGGAGGCATGATATGGTGACAAGATGATCATGGGTGGTCTATGTTGTATGAAGGTGGAGGACAGGTGGATTATCAGTTATTGGGGTTATGACATGATGATCAAATTGTGGTAGGTCATCTGTGTTGTATTACGGTGGGGCGGGGTGTATTATAAGTAGTTAGAGTTATGAAATGGTGATACGGTGACAGTAGAAACAAGGGAGTTTAACAGCAGATAAAGACCACATCTCGTCTGTCTAGGTGGTCTTTATCTGCCGTGGTCTATGTGGTATGAGGGTGAAGCATAGGTGGATTATCAGTTGGGGTTATGGCATGGCGATATGGATGTGGTGGGTGGTCTGTattgtatgacattttgataaGATGGTGCTGGGGTTTATGTTGTATGAAGGTGGACAGGTTGATGCTGGGTAGTTGGAGGTGTGACATAGTGATAAGATGGTGGTGGAGCTGTTGACCTCCTAGCAGGGTCCCCTCATGGTGGAGTTTGAGCAGTGTTTCGAACCAGAAGACACAGATGGGAATGCAGAGATTTTCATGCACATGAATAAAACATCACAACTTCTGGATCATCCTATAAAAAGGTTAATGATGGGTTTCAGCGCAGTTTATGGAGCTGATTCACGGCTGTGACTGAATGTTCGCCACCCGGAGCTCTACACAACATGTACCGTGACCTGTGTTATGTCTCAGCCAGGAGCGGAAGCCATAATTATCAGAGCGTTATATGGGGGGGAACTGAACGGCCTATAACCCTGAGGCCACCATCTAATCAATAACACAACGTTCAGAAATGTAAAGAAAACTGGTGGGATCTCTGAAGAGAGGTGGTGCCCACTATCCACCATCAGTTCCCATGGGCAGCCAAAAGAATGATCTggaacgcagctttggatgtcACTGGAGGAGAGAACATGAAATAACTCTACAAAATGGTGACCGTTCTGCAGAGTTTCCCAGCCTTGTGGGTGATGAGGTGGGGTGCACCGCTGGCCGTGTCACAGCACTGGGGTGTATACAATCATCCGAAACACAAGCCATATCTGGGTGGCATGCGTTTTTACCCCCTCAAACAGTGTGAGAACAGCTCCAGGGATCTCCAGATCCACACGATTCTCTGGGGTTGAGGCCTCGTTTCTGAGTCCTTGCAGGACTTTGATCTTGTGATTTGAGCTCTGATGTGGTCCTGGTTCTGATCCGCTGTGTCAGATCTGGGTTCGTTCTCTTCTCCTGAAAGGTCTTGCTAATTATGTGGCAGGCATGTTTACCTCCATTGATGAGCAGATACTCATCTGCAGAACGTTGCTCCTCCCTGACATTCTGCAGGGCATCTCAGCGCCAGCCACATCTTGCACATCTGTTGCACTCCTCTGTGCATTCTGGGAAATGAACTTCATGAAATGTTTTCAGAGGGCTGAATAGTGGAACCCAGGAATAGCAGCCGGTCCCGGGTCACCTCCTGTGTGTCCTGGGTGGagaggacacctggagcagcacAAGCACCCAGTGGAGGTCACGCTCTGTGCCGCTGTAAACCCTCTGCACAATGCCTGTTGTTCCAGGGAGCGGGCGGCGCAGGCCTAGAACAACACACTATTCTGCGCCACACAAACAGCTCTGCATCACAGGGAAAAGTAAATGCCCCCCTCCCGGAGTCAGACACCAAAATATTAACCCTGAAGAGGAAACTGCTGCAGGGAGGGAAGATCTCAGGTGAAACGACCGCATCACATGGGACACGTAACACCCTCCAGCCATAAGAACAGCCTGACCACCGCCAGACCATCCACAACTCTGTGACACACCGACCACCCCCGATCATATGATCATAACCCTGTGACACACCGACCACCCCCGATCATATGATCATAACCCTGTGACACACGACCACCCCAATCACATGTTCATAACCCGATGACACACAGACCACTCCGATCACATGATCATAACCCTGTGACACACCGACCACCCCGATCACATGATCATAACCCTGTGACACACAGACAACCCCGATCACATGATCATAACCCGGTGACACACTGACCACCCCGATCACATGATCATAACCCGGTGACACACTGACCACCCCGATCACATGATCATAACCCTGTGATACACTGACCACCCCGATCACATGATCATAACCCTGTAACACAGACCACCCCGATCACATGATCATAACCCTGTGACACACAGACCACCCCGATAACATGATCATAACCCTGTAACACAGACCACCCGATCACATGATCATAACCCGGTGACACACAGACCACCCCGATCACATGATCATAACCCTGTGACACACCGACCACATGATCATAACCCTGTGACACACCGACCACCCCGATCACATGATCATAACCCTGTGAAACACAGACCACCCCGATCACATGATCATAACCCGGTGACACACAGACCACTCCGATCACATGATCATAACCCTGTGACACACAGACCACCCCGATCACATGATCATAACCCTGTGACACACCGACCACCCCGATCCCATGATCATAACCCGGTGACACAACAACCACCCCGATCACATGATCATAACCCTGTAACACAGACCACCCCGATCACATGATCATAACCCTGTGACACACAGACCACCCCGATAACATGATCATAACCCTGTAACACAGACCACCCCGATCACATGATCATAACCCGGTGACACACAGACCACCCCGATCACATGATCATAACCCTGTGACACACCGACCACATGATCATAACCCTGTGACACACCGACCACCCCGATCACATGATCATAACCCTGTGATACACAGACCACTCCGATCACATGATCATAACCCGGTGACACACAGACCACTCCGATCACATGATCATAACCCTGTGACACACAGACCACCCCGATCACATGATCATAACCCTGTGACACACCGACCACCCCGAACACATGATCATAACCCTGTGACACACCGACCACCCCGATCCCATGATCATAACCCGGTGACACACCGACCACCCCGATCCCATGATCATAACCCGGTGACACAACGACCACCCCAATCACATGATAggattaaatacacagctcagcagacagtatcacacaggatgggattagatacacagctcagcagacagtatcacacaggatgggattagatacacagctcagcaggcagtatcacacaggataggattagatacacagctcagcagactgtatcacacaggataggattagatacacagctcagcaggcagtatcacacaggataggattagatacacggctcagcagacagtatcacacaggataggattagatacacagctcagcagactgtatcacacaggataggattagatacacagcgcagcagacagtatcacacaggatgggattagatacacagctcagcaggcagtatcacacaggacaggattagatacacagctcagcagactgcatcacacaggataggattagatacacagctcagcaggcagtatcacacaggataggattagatacacggctcagcagacagtatcacacaggataggattagatacacagctcagcagacagtatcacacaggagaggattagatacacagctcagcagacagtatcacacaggatgggattagatacacagctcagcaggcagtatcacacaggataggattagatacacagctcagcagacagtatcacacaggataggattagatacacagctcagcaggcagtatcacacaggataggattagatacacagctcagcagactgtatcacacaggatatgattagatacacagctcagcaggcagtatcacacaggataggattagatacacggctcagcagacagtatcacacaggataggattagatacacagctcagcagacagtatcacacaggagaggattagatacacagctcagcagacagtatcacacaggagaggattagatacacagctcagcagacagtatcacacaggataggattagatacacagctcagcagacagtatcacacaggagaggattagatacacagctcagcagacagtatcacacaggataggattagatacacagctcagcagacagtatcacacaggataggattagatacacggctcagcagacagtatcacacaggataggattagatacacagctcagcagacagtatcacacaggataggattagatacacagctcagcagacagtatcacacagtataggattagatacacagctcggcaggcagtatcacacaggataggattagatacacagctcagcagacagtatcacacaggataggattagatacacagctcagcagacagtatcacacagtataggattagatacacagctcagaagacagtatcacacaggataggattagatacacagctcagcaggcagtatcacacccggtaggattagatacacagctcagcagacagtatcacacccggtaggattagatacacagctcagcagccagtatcacacaggataggattagatacacagctcagcagacagtatcacacaggataggattagatacacagctcagcaggcagtatcacacccggtaggattagatacacagctcagcagacagtatcacacaggataggattagatacacagctcagcagacagtatcacacccgGTAGGATTAgactacacagctcagcagacagtatcacacaggataggattagatacacagctcagcagacagtatcacacaggataggattagatacacggctcagcaggctgtatcacacaggataggattagatacacagctcagcagacagtatcacacaggagaggattagatacacagctcagcagacagtatcacacatgataggattagatacacagctcagcaggcagtatcacacaggataggattagatacacagctcagcagacagtatcacacatgataggattagatacacggctcagcagacagtatcacacaggataggattagatacacagctcaggagacagtatcacacaggataggattagatacacagctcagcagacagtatcacacaggagaggattagatacacagctcagcaggcagtatcacacaggataggaattagatacacagctcagcagacagtatcacacaggataggattagatacacagctcagcaggcagtatcacacaggacaggattagatacacagctcagcagacagtatcacacaggacaggattagatacacagctcagcagacagtatcacacaggataggattagatacacagctcagcagacagtatcacacaggataggattagatacacagctcagcagtcagtatcacacaggataggattagatacacagctcagcaggcagtatcacacaggacaggattagatacacagctcagcagacagtatcacacaggataggattagatacacagctcagcaggcagtatcacacaggataggattagatacacagctcaggagacagtatcacacaggataggattagatacacaggggCAGTGTACATGTGGCTGCACCATCGTCTCTGGGAGGTGGAGATGATTCATCTCGGGTTTGGCGCGGTACCAGGACACGGGTCAGGACCTGGGAATGAGGAAGTCAGACATGATATTGATGATCCGCCCAATCACTCAGCAGCTGGTGCCCGGACACTAGCGATGTCCGACCCCGTAGCGCCCCTTCATGTCAGGCTCGCCAGCAATGGGGCAGAATTATTAATGGTGTCGGACTTTGCAATGTGTACGAATGTGAATTGCAGTATTATTATTAGCCGCTCACTATTATGGTGCATGGACTTTTCTAAATGTGGAGCATTGTAAATCCTGCACTGGATTTAGACTAGAATTCCGTTCgtgcaccataaaaaagtatctgTTCTTAGTTTTTGGTACCTATAAGTTGGCGTAGTTACACTCATGGCTCATGTGCAGCGCGCCGCCCCCCGGGGGAGTAGTCCCGGTGCGCAGGCCTAGTGTTTGTGTTCCTACCTTCAGTCTGTCCCTCCCTGGGGGTCAGTCTCCATTGCACAGACTGAGTTGGAGCGAGGAACAGAATAAGGTCCAGACTTTGTGAAGTTTAACGTTTCTTTACTTGGAATAGACTCGCTGTAACAGAACGGTACCTGATAGTTCTCGTTCATGGTTCCAGCGGTATGCTCGGCTCTTGCAGTTGGTTTTGACTATTCCGTATCTTTAGCTCCATGTTTTGCTTACTGTCTCAGACAGAGTGGGGTGTCCTGGACCCGTTGCCCCCACTAAGATAGATAGTCCTATTAATATAAGGCGTAGgctgctctatgagctgctttccCTAAGCTCCTGCAGCTGGAGGGTGAAACGTTCCCTCACTGCGCCTTCTCTGGTCTCTTTAGACTTTGTCGCTCAACTCCCCAAATTCCTGAAAAACCCCTCCTGTGGTGGGAAACAGGAaaacccacttctgcccaaagggagCAGAATGAAACGGTTAGTCCCATTGTTTCTAAAGGAATCTGCCAGAacatctgccacctgctggagacCAGGCACATCACGTGTAAAAACAGTCGCATAACAATATTAAGGCGCCAAATGAGAAGACCTTGCAATAAGTCTACTGATAGGACATAGGAACCCATAGCCAGGTGACAAAATGGCAGTGCCCCACTCTGAGGTACTACACAAGGAGGTGCCTTTAGGCCATGCTCCCCTTCCCACGAAGCCACGCTGCCACGTCAGCGGAGACATACAATGTTTAGGAAAGTTAGTAAATGTGATATAAAGCACACAAAATGTGGCCACAAACTGGCAACTCTTTACTAGTAAATCTGCCCAAATGTTTCTGTCCAATTTGAGTTTTACAATTCACCAGATGCTTCGGGTGAAGCCATTTGTCCGTCTGCCTCCATTCTGACACCAGAAGGTTATT
Proteins encoded:
- the LOC122924145 gene encoding protein FAM186A-like; this encodes MLFFFLMWFLLLKLFFLMLFLLVRVLLILIFLLMLFFFLMLIFLLMLFLLLMLFFLMFSPLGQPATDTPSRRDSLPQTLHPEGTACHRHSIQKRQPATDTTSRRDSLPQIVHPEGTACHRYSIQKGQPATDTPSRRDSLPQTLHPEETACHRYYIQKRQPATDTTSRRDSLPQTLHPEETACHKHYIQKRQPATDTPSRRDSLPQILHPEGTACHRHYIQKRQPATDTPSRRDSLPQTLHPEETACHRHSIQKRQPATDTPSRRDSLPQTLHPEETACHRHSIQKRQPATDTLSRRDSLPQTLHPEETACHRHSSRRDSLPQTLYPEEKACHKHYIQKRQPATDTTSRRDSLPQIVHPEGTACHKHYIQKRQPATDTHPEETACHRHSIQKRQPATDTTSRRDSLPQTLHPEETACHRHYIQKRQPATDTTSRRDSLPQIVHPEETACHRYSIQKRQPATDTTSRRDSLPQTLHPEETACHRHSIQKRQPATDTPSKRESLPQTLHPKERACHRHSIQKRHTPSRRDSLPQTLHPKESLQQILHPEETACHRHAIQKRQPVTDTPSKRESATDTPSRRDSLPQTLHPEETACHRHSIQKRQPAIDTPSRRDSLP